One region of Blattabacterium cuenoti genomic DNA includes:
- a CDS encoding GTP-binding protein yields the protein MKITSVKFKGSLKNINQLFIHYFPEYAFIGRSNVGKSSLINSIAKKKIAKISSYPGRTQCINYFLINHKWYLVDLPGYGFFSAKKIKKKHKD from the coding sequence ATGAAAATTACTTCTGTAAAATTTAAAGGAAGTTTAAAAAACATTAATCAATTATTTATTCATTATTTTCCTGAATATGCTTTTATAGGGCGTTCTAATGTTGGAAAATCTAGTTTAATAAATAGCATAGCTAAAAAAAAAATAGCCAAAATTTCTTCTTATCCTGGAAGGACACAATGCATAAATTATTTTTTAATAAATCATAAATGGTATTTGGTAGATTTACCAGGATATGGATTTTTTTCTGCAAAAAAAATAAAAAAAAAACACAAGGATTAA